Proteins encoded together in one Toxorhynchites rutilus septentrionalis strain SRP unplaced genomic scaffold, ASM2978413v1 HiC_scaffold_301, whole genome shotgun sequence window:
- the LOC129781969 gene encoding histone H3 — protein sequence MARTKQTARKSTGGKAPRKQLATKAARKSAPATGGVKKPHRYRPGTVALREIRRYQKSTELLIRKLPFQRLVREIAQDFKTDLRFQSSAVMALQEASEAYLVGLFEDTNLCAIHAKRVTIMPKDIQLARRIRGERA from the coding sequence ATGGCTCGTACCAAGCAGACTGCTCGTAAATCtaccggtggtaaggcaccgcGTAAGCAGCTAGCCACGAAGGCAGCTCGGAAAAGCGCCCCAGCCACAGGAGGTGTGAAGAAGCCTCATCGCTACCGACCGGGAACCGTTGctctgcgtgaaattcgtcgctatcagaagtcgaccgaattactGATCCGCAAGCTTCCGTTCCAGCGTTTGGTTCGCGAAATTGCccaagacttcaaaaccgacttgcgcttccaaagttccgccgttatggcactgcaggaggcAAGCGAGGCATATTTGGTCGGCCTTTTCGAAGATACCAACTTGTGTGCTattcacgcaaaacgcgtcaccattatgccaaaggacatccagctagcacgtcgtatccgaggagaacgCGCTTAA
- the LOC129781966 gene encoding histone H2B, whose translation MAPKTSGKAAKKSGKAQKNISKTDKKKKKVRRKESYAIYIYKVLKQVHPDTGISSKAMSIMNSFVNDIFERIAAEASRLAHYNKRSTITSREIQTAVRLLLPGELAKHAVSEGTKAVTKYTSSK comes from the coding sequence atggcaccgaagactagtggaaaagccgccaaaaagtccGGCAAGGCGCAGAAAAACATCTCGAAAACggacaagaagaagaagaaagtccGCAGGAAGGAATCCTATGCTATCTACATCTATAAGGTGCTGAAGCAGGTCCATCCCGACACCGGTATCTCGTCGAAGGCGATGAGCATCATGAACAGCTTCGTCAACGATATCTTCGAGCGTATCGCAGCTGAAGCCTCGCGTCTGGCCCACTACAACAAACGTTCCACCATCACGTCCCGGGAAATTCAGACCGCAGTCCGTCTGCTACTACCCGGTGAACTTGCCAAGCacgcggtttccgaaggtaccaaagcggtgacgaAGTATACCAGCTCTAAGTAA